Genomic segment of Arachis hypogaea cultivar Tifrunner chromosome 16, arahy.Tifrunner.gnm2.J5K5, whole genome shotgun sequence:
TATCTAATCTACACATACCGTGTTCTGTCCGAGAGGAGCCCTAAGTGCAAGCTGATCAAATGTCAAGCATTCACCACCAGCCTTCTCTATTCTAGCACGTGCAGTCTCTGTAAACCTGAGTGCAGTAACCTTCAATGCAGGAACTTCATACACTCTGATATCATCGGTTACAGTTCCCACTACAACGGCAATTTTACCTTCCtgcataaaaaaaacaaacatcCAGTGGAGAGTATAAGTACTCAAAACTTGAAAGAATTCCTATCTTACCACTGAGAAATATAAGAGAGGGAAAAACAAACCTTGCCCTTCATGAACTTAATCAAGCGTGACAAAGAAAGCGGAGGCTTGTTAACCTTGCTCATGAACAAGCGCTTCAGTATCACGGCATTGAAATTGCTGCCGGTCCTCCTCACTAGGAAGCGGTAAAGCTGATCATGTCACACCAAATCAGAACCGtccaaatacataaataaataaataaatctctaaaacagATCAAAATTTGCACAATTTATAGTTAAAGGAGTTCCCTCAGTATAATGAAAGGAATAATCAAATGTTATTCAGCATTAGCATGGTAAAGAATAGCAGCATCATTGGGAACCTTGCAAATTACAAGCACAAAAGTATtactaaaaagcataaattatAACGTGTTAGTGAAGTGTGTGTTGAGGCTCAGAGAAATGTGGAGAAATCTATTCCCAGGCCTTGATAATAGTGAAGGCCTCGTAATGAGCTGGGATCACATTTTCATCATCGTCGTGAATATTatacagaaaagaagaaagaaaggaatcGGGAgtttgagaataataatgagaAGAACCTTGACGAGGAGCTTGAGGTAGATATCATTGGACTTGGGTGCGGTCCTTTTGGTCTTTTTGCTCTTGCCGCCAGCCTTAATATCGATCCCCTGCGTATTCAAAATTGGAAATGCAGAACGGTCAGCGGTTACAGCATAACAACAATAAGAGATGGAAGAAGGGGAAGATGAGAGCGAAGGGTACCATTGCAGCTTTGGCTGTGTTTTGTGTGTTGGAACCAAGAGCTTCTCCGACGCTGCGCCTGCTCGCTATAAAACACCATCAAGCCAAAACTAGGGTTTTTCATTTGCTTCCCTTTCATGCGGATCTGGGCCTTATGGGCCAAACCCgttctcctttatttttttattgttaagatAAAAACTCTATACCCAATATATGTAGCTCTGTTTACCAAAAACAATATATAGGTAGCTCTGGTATGCGTCCTCCACTTGACAAATTGGGGGACCATGAGAGCGAATTGGGGGACTAGTTTGCAAATAGATATATAcacgtaaaaataatatttgtgccaattttatgtatattttgaGTAAAGTACGGGTGCGATTTCTGTTCATTTGTCCTAATGACAATGAGATCTTTAACTAAAAAAATGATTCACTCTTCGTTCTTGATTTTGTGTTTTATCTACCAACGCAGTCTTTCTGTCACTTTCGTCGTCAAGGAGTAACGGAACTTGCTGATATGCTTGTTAAGCTGCTGAGGTGAGGTTCACGTGGTGAGGTGAATGTTAGAATTTAGATGCACACATAGCTTGTTAGAAAGGACAAAAATCTATTTATTCCGTTTCATGTGAGCACAACGATACTGTTTTGCTGTCTCTAAAAGACGTTATTAGATGATTCTCGTCCTCGTCTCTCCCTTTGCTTCATGTTTAAAACCCTAAATCTCTATGAGCAGTAGCAAAGAGCATAGGAGTGGAAGAAATAGGGTGAATGATGATGATAGGAGTGTGGATAAATTGTATACATATTTTGATTATCCTATAGATCTACTAGAAGTAATTGATGAtggagttagaaagaaaactcttgagGGAAAGATGCATTCTAACAATATcagaaaaatatttaaagtaaCTTGTAATAAGTGTGACAAAAAAGGCCATTACTACAAGACTTGCTCCAAATCTTTAAAGATTTTATAAGTGAAATTATATggccaagaagaaaagaagagctaTCAAGGAGAGTGTTGTATCAGTGGACTCTATTAACACCACAATCACTTTAGGGTTTGATTATTCGGGTTTTAAGTGTCATATTATGTTTTCATGAAGGATTTAATTGTTTATAAATAAAATGCACATGTATTTAATTGATCATATCTGAACAATAATTTATATAGATTTAGAGTACACAGAAAATAATCAGAATGTCAATTATGCAATAACTAACATGAATCTAATGGTAAGTAGATTCATAGTTATATCTCTTAAAGTTGTGTTTATAATCTTGTCATTGTTTATATATGAATTGTATGTTATTTGTAACCGTAGGTAAAggcaaaaaaacaaaagaagaaactaTCTAAATCAGTTTCAAAAGGAGGGACTCTAGTGGCACAAGGGGATGAAATTCACTTTCACAGTTTGCTCCCCCAACCGAAGTTGTAACCTGAATCACAATTAAATTATACTATTTCATCGTTCACCCCATCTCTTCCACTCCCACACTCTCTGCGACTGCTCATGGAGGTTTAGGGTTTCAAACATGAAACAAAGGGAGAGAGACGACGAGAATTATTTAATAACGTCTTCTAGGAGCCGCAAAACGGTGTCGTTCGTGCTCACGTGGAACAAGAAAGATAGACCCCTGTCCTTTCTAACAAGTCACATGAGTATCTAACATCCACCTCACCACTTTAACCTTCCACCTCAGCAGCTTAACGACAAAAGTGACAGAAAAATTGCATTGGCAGACAGAGTATAAGGTCAGGGGTTGAAGTGtatctttttttattcaaaaattgcaTTGTCATTCGGACAAATGGACAGGATTGGATTGATACTTTACTCTGTATATTTTATTCGTTTAcctttttcataatattaaaaaaaatttatttttcatctccttccacttttattaattatttttaatatcaataGTAAAAAATATACAAACGTATTTGGAATAAAAGACAAAAACAGATACACAAACAAATTATAGCCCAAAGATTAAACAATCTAAAATTTTGGTCCACTCTAAAATTGGAACACAAATTTGTTTGAGACAGAAATTTCTactaacttttaatttttttctatagtTATTAAACTAATTTGAGTTGGTCGAGTGATTAACTCACTTGTTCGCTTGAGTaagtattgaaaatttgaatttcgcTTTGTCTATGTAGCAATTCATTAGCCAATGATAGACCTTTAAATTAAACTCAGATTCACGATAAATTAATtcttgatttgtcaaattaaaaGATAGCGTgagtaactaaattttttttttctttctattatgtCAAACTTCCAAAATCTCTCTCTCCGTGTGTTTTTTTGTTTctaagaaaaaagattttttattttatttttttattttagttgatgATTTAGATGTTATATGTGAATTTTGTTTCGGTTGATGATTTTTTTATGAAGAGTAGTAgtggaaaaaaaaattgaaagttgtttattaatgtaaaaaaattgaataaaaatgatGATTTATGTTTGTACCAAATA
This window contains:
- the LOC112758086 gene encoding large ribosomal subunit protein eL18; the encoded protein is MGIDIKAGGKSKKTKRTAPKSNDIYLKLLVKLYRFLVRRTGSNFNAVILKRLFMSKVNKPPLSLSRLIKFMKGKEGKIAVVVGTVTDDIRVYEVPALKVTALRFTETARARIEKAGGECLTFDQLALRAPLGQNTVLLRGPKNSREAVKHFGPAPGVPHSHTKPYVRSKGRKFERARGRRNSKGFRV